The Microvirga lotononidis region CTCCACCGAGTGCCGGGTCAGGCAGCATAAACTTGGACATGGTATGATCCCGGCTCACACGGCCTCAGCGGCGAGAGCCGTTTCGCGCGTGTCCGGCTCGGCTACGCCTTCGCCGGTTGGAACCGGGGCAGGCTGTTGCGCAGGGGGCTCAGAAGGTCCAGGATTTCACCCATCAGGGCGGCGACGTTCGCGCGTGCCTTGAGCACACTCTCCGGGTCGGCACCCAAGGTTTCGAGCATGCCCTTGTCGTTGGTGATGGCCCGGTACATGGGCCGTTGCTGCAACATGGTGCGGAAGTACGGGATCTTGTTGTCTTGCAGGTAAGCCACCGCGTCCTTGAAGACCTGCGTTGTCCGGGCAATGCCCTCCACCTCGTTGAGGAACACCCGCACTCCGCCGCTCCGGAAATGAGCAGTGTATTGCACAAAGGGAAGCGCTTCTTCCAAATCAAGCTGACTGGCTCGGCTTGGCACAGCCACAACGTGAGCGCGCGCCGCGACAATCGCCATGACCGGGGACAGGATGCCCTGAACGTCGATGAGAACAAAGCCGTCATCAGGCAGCGCCTTGAGGCGTTCGGCCAACGCGGCCTCACCTAAGCACGATACAACTTCGATCCGCTCCGGCAGGCGATTGGCGGCCCGGCAGCGGTTGAACCATTTGACGGCGGATTGTTGCGGGTCGGTATCGAGGATCAACACGCGCTCGCCTCGGGCGGCGATTTCCCCGGCCACGAGAATGCAGCTCGTGGTTTTGCCGCTTCCACCCTTTGAGGTCGCAAACGCAACAATCGGCACCTGCGCCATCTCTCACACCCTCCTTCACCGGCAGCCAAAAATCCTTCGACCACCCGCCGACGTTTCAAAGCTTTTGTGTCTTCCGAAGGTTTTGCGGCTTGTGGCGGTTTCGGGAGTTTTGAATGCGCGAAAGTTTCTCGGCATTCCGAACTTTCCGGGCCTTGCGCGCCTTTGAATCCTTCCGAATATACAAGATATGTTCGTAATTATGCATGGTGAAAAGCGCAACAAATATTTTAAGCTTCGGCGACTTATCCACCCTCCGACGGTTCTGAAATTTCCTCGGCTTGTGAGGGGCGCAAACCTTTCCGCACTTCGGAAGTTTCTGTGGCCTCGGAAGCTTCGGAGCCTTTGCGGTATTTTGCGACTTTCGAACCCTCAAAAGTTTGGAAAGGTTCGGAGGGCAAAAAATTCGTAAGTCTGTCTCTTGAATGGCAGGATAGGGAACATCGTGGTACACAATCTTCCATGTGCTCTGACCGGGCGGGTTTTCGAGGCTCCGGCAGTTGCCACCCAGCGGCAACCGGAGCCTCCAGACTTCACAAAGGACCGCAATTTTGGCCGCGAAAGAGACGCGCAGCGACGTGATCAAGGTCAGGCTCCAGCCGACTGAGCGCGCCCGTTTCGCTGCCGAATGCAAGGCTCACAATG contains the following coding sequences:
- a CDS encoding ParA family protein, with the protein product MAQVPIVAFATSKGGSGKTTSCILVAGEIAARGERVLILDTDPQQSAVKWFNRCRAANRLPERIEVVSCLGEAALAERLKALPDDGFVLIDVQGILSPVMAIVAARAHVVAVPSRASQLDLEEALPFVQYTAHFRSGGVRVFLNEVEGIARTTQVFKDAVAYLQDNKIPYFRTMLQQRPMYRAITNDKGMLETLGADPESVLKARANVAALMGEILDLLSPLRNSLPRFQPAKA